A single genomic interval of Adhaeribacter pallidiroseus harbors:
- a CDS encoding ComEC/Rec2 family competence protein, whose translation MIHWAPYLYVRLTLCFCAGILWQIYGESSYALLPLFIVLLTVVFLIFHIAGTRQASDLFIFLAGFTSLIVVFLLGSIITYQRTESNQANHLLHQKLPVDYYTGVISDFVVEKPNHYNVILRVNQVRSTAGWQSVTGKILLMMRKAPGLRKPQYGDVLLVKGRPVLPEASLNPYAFNSKEYLARQQIYHQHYVWPEQINVIGYDPPYRFMATSIQLRNYLDAILKKYVPGQRNYAIATALVLGMKEYLDTDIKAAYTRTGTTHVLAVSGLHVALLFFALNIILGRLAKTQRQKLVLFLVLLLVMWLYAFVTALSASVLRAVVMFSLLSVGKFFKRRSNMYNILAATAFALLVYNPYFLLDVGFQLSFAAVLGIVLWQPRFNSLIDMDNWLGKKLWEGVTASVAAQLATIPLALYYFHQFPVYFLVANLFAVLISEFILYVGFGLLAFSWFPGAGQLLGQVMGWLLDGMNYVVLLMEKWPMAIIESISLSMAQAWMLAGAFLLATWFMLYRHKLFLVAFAITVACYSALQLAKMQSQHRQQLWVVYNLKNTSGLGFIQGKQATLLADSAVLANKNNFTYNIQPHWYQLGIQKTHYITLPNTPPSIIPSFTTPAGNLGLVWRGLRIFIVQYPEQFTAALSARLPFDYVLLRQNVRVEPANLQEVFQFKSLILDSSNKPWYRQLINQKCRRQQIPIYDVSKQGAFVYSPTN comes from the coding sequence ATGATCCATTGGGCACCTTACCTGTATGTTAGATTAACGCTTTGCTTTTGTGCCGGTATTTTGTGGCAAATTTACGGGGAGTCTTCCTATGCCTTGTTGCCATTATTTATCGTTCTCCTGACAGTTGTTTTTTTAATTTTTCATATAGCTGGCACCCGGCAGGCATCCGATTTATTCATCTTTTTAGCTGGCTTCACAAGTTTAATTGTTGTTTTTCTACTAGGAAGTATTATTACTTACCAACGCACCGAAAGCAATCAAGCCAACCATTTACTCCACCAAAAGCTACCAGTAGATTATTATACCGGAGTTATCAGTGACTTTGTGGTTGAGAAACCTAATCATTATAATGTTATTCTACGAGTAAACCAGGTAAGAAGCACAGCAGGGTGGCAATCTGTTACGGGTAAGATTTTACTTATGATGCGCAAAGCACCTGGCTTAAGAAAACCGCAGTACGGGGATGTTTTACTCGTAAAAGGAAGACCTGTTCTGCCCGAAGCCTCCTTAAATCCCTACGCTTTCAATTCTAAGGAGTATTTGGCAAGGCAACAGATTTATCATCAGCATTATGTGTGGCCAGAACAAATTAATGTAATTGGCTACGACCCACCTTACCGGTTTATGGCTACCAGCATCCAACTCCGCAATTACTTGGATGCTATTTTGAAGAAATATGTGCCCGGCCAGCGGAATTACGCTATTGCCACCGCCTTAGTGTTGGGCATGAAAGAATACTTGGATACCGATATTAAGGCTGCCTATACCCGCACAGGCACCACCCACGTACTGGCCGTTTCGGGGTTGCACGTGGCTTTATTGTTTTTTGCCTTAAATATTATTCTGGGCAGATTAGCCAAAACGCAGCGGCAAAAATTAGTATTGTTTCTGGTACTGCTTCTGGTTATGTGGCTTTATGCTTTTGTAACTGCTTTATCAGCTTCCGTACTTCGGGCAGTAGTAATGTTTAGCTTATTGTCGGTAGGCAAATTTTTTAAACGCCGCAGTAATATGTATAATATTCTGGCGGCAACCGCTTTTGCCTTGCTAGTGTACAATCCTTACTTTTTACTGGATGTTGGCTTTCAATTATCATTTGCAGCGGTTCTAGGTATCGTTCTCTGGCAGCCTCGTTTTAATAGTTTAATAGATATGGATAATTGGCTAGGTAAAAAACTTTGGGAAGGAGTTACAGCATCGGTTGCAGCTCAACTAGCAACTATACCATTAGCCTTATATTACTTTCACCAGTTTCCGGTTTATTTTCTTGTAGCTAATTTATTTGCGGTGCTTATTTCCGAGTTTATTTTATACGTAGGGTTTGGTTTGCTAGCCTTTAGTTGGTTCCCTGGGGCAGGGCAATTACTAGGGCAAGTAATGGGTTGGTTACTAGATGGAATGAACTATGTAGTACTCCTGATGGAAAAGTGGCCTATGGCCATTATTGAAAGTATTTCTTTATCGATGGCCCAGGCTTGGATGCTAGCAGGAGCTTTTCTGTTGGCTACTTGGTTTATGTTGTACCGGCATAAACTGTTTTTAGTCGCATTTGCTATTACTGTAGCTTGTTACTCCGCTTTACAACTTGCTAAAATGCAGAGTCAGCATCGGCAGCAGTTATGGGTAGTCTATAATTTAAAAAATACCTCCGGCCTGGGTTTTATTCAAGGTAAGCAAGCCACCTTACTAGCTGATTCGGCAGTGTTGGCCAACAAAAATAATTTTACCTACAACATTCAACCACATTGGTACCAATTAGGCATTCAAAAAACGCACTATATTACTTTGCCTAACACACCCCCTTCGATAATACCCAGTTTTACAACTCCGGCCGGTAACTTGGGTTTAGTTTGGCGCGGTTTGCGCATTTTTATAGTACAATATCCCGAACAATTCACCGCAGCTTTATCTGCTCGCCTTCCGTTTGATTACGTTCTTTTGCGACAAAATGTACGGGTAGAACCCGCTAATCTGCAGGAAGTATTTCAATTTAAATCACTTATTTTAGATTCTTCTAACAAACCATGGT
- a CDS encoding GNAT family N-acetyltransferase: MIVVKKVSDIRDLDAGFTVREKVFVEEQRVPADAEYDIYDKTAHHYLATYNGEPVGAARWRKTEKGIKLERFAVLADYRNLQVGSALLQNVLEDVQTTYPEHLIYLHAQLPAVAFYSRHGFIKEGEIFSECAIDHYKMVYKA; this comes from the coding sequence ATGATTGTTGTAAAAAAAGTATCGGATATCCGGGACTTAGATGCCGGGTTTACCGTCCGGGAAAAAGTATTTGTAGAGGAACAACGAGTACCCGCCGATGCGGAATACGACATATACGATAAAACGGCTCATCATTATTTAGCTACCTATAACGGAGAACCCGTGGGAGCCGCCCGTTGGCGCAAAACCGAAAAGGGAATTAAATTGGAAAGATTTGCGGTTTTGGCCGATTACCGGAACTTACAAGTAGGCAGCGCCCTTTTGCAAAATGTGTTAGAAGACGTACAAACTACATATCCAGAACACCTGATTTACCTACACGCCCAACTACCAGCTGTCGCTTTTTATAGCCGCCACGGTTTTATTAAAGAAGGGGAAATTTTTAGCGAATGCGCGATTGATCATTACAAGATGGTATATAAAGCATGA